A window of the Bdellovibrio sp. ZAP7 genome harbors these coding sequences:
- the abc-f gene encoding ribosomal protection-like ABC-F family protein — MPLLSTYKLEKSFAGKTLFKNVSLGIDEGDRIGLVGPNGAGKSTLLKIIAGRMKPDGGEVTMNKGLTIGYLEQTPSFDPGVSILDAIMADNDYNEVIGPAYEWMARLELSQFGDTFLVEDLSGGWRKRVALARELVRNPQLLLLDEPTNHLDVTSIMWLEEFLAKAQFATLIITHDRLFLQRVTNKIFDLDPKNPNYLFVTLGDYSAYVESKELMMAGQEAKELTMKNTLRRETEWLRRGAKARLTKQKARIDRAHTLKDDVSDLVSKNANRTVKIEFKDADRNPQKLIELSHITKAYDDRLLFKDFTYLINPKTRMALLGDNGSGKSTLIRIMLGQEQPDMGEVKRAENLKVAYFEQNRETLNPQQSVLKNICPDGDYVHYQGSYVYARSYLERFQFNRQQMDMPVEKLSGGEQARLRIAQLMLNEAQVLILDEPTNDLDVQTLAVLEESLREFNGAVILVTHDRYFMDQVAKDIIALHKNPDGNMTMERFAGFLQWEEWFEDLKEIEATKKQEEKQEAKAASGKPKKLSFKEKFELENMEATIAGLEEKLQTAQTQSMLPEVASNAKKVQELYTEIATLQKEIERLYDRWSQLEGKS; from the coding sequence ATGCCATTACTTAGTACCTATAAGCTCGAAAAATCATTCGCGGGAAAAACTCTATTTAAAAACGTCAGTCTGGGGATTGATGAAGGCGACCGCATTGGTTTAGTCGGACCGAATGGGGCTGGTAAATCTACGCTTCTAAAAATCATCGCAGGTCGTATGAAGCCTGACGGTGGTGAAGTCACCATGAACAAAGGTTTGACGATTGGTTACCTGGAACAAACGCCTTCCTTTGATCCTGGCGTTTCGATCCTGGATGCGATTATGGCGGACAACGATTACAACGAAGTGATCGGACCTGCTTATGAGTGGATGGCTCGTTTGGAGCTTTCTCAGTTCGGTGACACGTTCCTGGTGGAAGATCTTTCCGGTGGTTGGAGAAAACGCGTGGCTTTGGCTCGCGAACTTGTGCGCAATCCGCAGCTTTTGTTGCTGGATGAGCCGACGAATCACTTGGACGTAACAAGTATCATGTGGCTGGAAGAATTTTTGGCCAAAGCTCAATTTGCAACTTTGATTATCACCCATGACCGCTTGTTCTTACAGCGTGTGACGAACAAGATCTTTGATTTGGATCCTAAAAATCCGAACTATCTGTTTGTGACCTTGGGCGATTATTCGGCCTATGTGGAATCCAAAGAATTGATGATGGCGGGTCAAGAAGCCAAAGAATTGACGATGAAGAACACTCTTCGTCGTGAGACCGAGTGGCTACGTCGTGGGGCGAAGGCCCGTTTGACGAAGCAAAAAGCCCGTATCGATCGTGCCCACACATTGAAAGATGACGTGTCGGACTTGGTTTCGAAAAACGCCAACCGCACAGTAAAAATTGAATTTAAAGATGCCGATCGCAATCCTCAAAAGCTGATCGAGCTTTCTCATATCACCAAAGCTTATGATGACCGTCTGTTGTTTAAGGATTTTACTTACTTGATAAATCCAAAAACCCGCATGGCTTTGTTGGGGGATAACGGGAGTGGTAAGTCCACTTTGATTCGCATCATGCTTGGGCAAGAACAGCCGGACATGGGCGAGGTCAAGCGCGCCGAGAATTTGAAAGTCGCGTACTTTGAACAAAACCGCGAGACTTTGAATCCCCAGCAATCCGTTTTGAAAAATATCTGTCCTGATGGTGACTATGTTCACTATCAAGGTTCTTACGTCTATGCCCGCAGCTATTTGGAGCGCTTCCAATTCAATCGCCAACAAATGGATATGCCAGTCGAAAAACTGTCAGGTGGGGAGCAAGCCCGTCTGCGTATCGCTCAATTGATGTTGAATGAAGCGCAAGTTTTGATTCTGGATGAGCCAACGAATGACTTGGACGTGCAAACTCTGGCGGTATTGGAAGAATCTTTGCGCGAATTCAATGGTGCCGTGATTTTGGTAACCCATGACCGTTACTTTATGGATCAGGTGGCGAAAGACATCATCGCTCTTCATAAAAATCCAGATGGCAATATGACGATGGAACGTTTTGCCGGATTCCTGCAATGGGAAGAGTGGTTTGAGGATCTAAAAGAGATCGAAGCCACTAAAAAACAGGAAGAAAAGCAAGAGGCGAAAGCCGCTTCCGGGAAACCTAAAAAGCTAAGCTTCAAAGAAAAGTTCGAGCTGGAGAATATGGAAGCGACGATTGCGGGTCTTGAGGAAAAGCTTCAGACCGCGCAAACCCAAAGCATGCTTCCTGAAGTCGCTAGCAACGCCAAGAAGGTGCAAGAGCTTTACACCGAGATCGCGACTCTGCAAAAAGAGATCGAACGCCTCTACGACCGATGGTCGCAATTAGAAGGCAAATCCTAA
- the aat gene encoding leucyl/phenylalanyl-tRNA--protein transferase, producing MARFHSSVDFPDPRDTMAEGILAVGGKLDVGTLYTAYSKGIFPWPQVGFPMLWFSPEKRGVLIFKEFHVPESLERFRRKNPQITYTVNKDFDHVMSECANQIRPGQDGTWILPVMKRAYHEFNKAGFGLSIEVRENNILIGGIYGVLVEGVFSGESMFYKKPNASKLALWFLVEHLTQLGHEWMDVQMVTPVVAQFGGRLIDREDYLRMLEERHLEVE from the coding sequence TTGGCAAGGTTCCACTCATCAGTCGATTTTCCAGATCCGCGCGATACGATGGCCGAAGGAATTTTGGCCGTCGGTGGAAAATTAGATGTCGGAACCTTGTACACGGCTTATTCCAAAGGAATTTTTCCTTGGCCCCAGGTCGGCTTTCCGATGCTGTGGTTTTCTCCTGAAAAACGCGGGGTTTTAATTTTCAAAGAGTTTCACGTGCCTGAAAGTTTGGAACGCTTTCGTCGTAAAAATCCGCAGATCACCTATACGGTTAATAAAGATTTTGATCACGTCATGAGCGAGTGTGCGAATCAGATTCGGCCGGGGCAGGATGGCACTTGGATCTTACCGGTGATGAAACGTGCCTACCATGAATTCAATAAAGCCGGCTTCGGTTTGTCCATTGAAGTTCGCGAAAACAATATTTTGATCGGTGGCATTTACGGTGTCCTGGTAGAAGGTGTTTTTAGCGGTGAAAGTATGTTTTATAAAAAACCCAACGCTTCCAAATTAGCTCTGTGGTTTTTGGTTGAACATTTGACTCAGCTTGGACATGAGTGGATGGATGTGCAAATGGTCACGCCGGTGGTGGCGCAATTCGGGGGACGTTTGATTGATCGTGAAGATTACCTACGAATGCTGGAAGAGCGACATCTGGAAGTCGAATAG
- a CDS encoding TolC family protein, whose amino-acid sequence MVKKIILLLCATSTAWAQQPVAAPKVITLTQKKVAELALQQGYRTKEVNLQYQQFKLPYAETLARYDWLLNAATGYEQDKQAQLLTSPTLDPHNKIERYNTTFSLQKPFTTGTLATLELNRLSLNADYDSAIATPPPSNQTLDRAGIILEQAILGNFFGVADRGTVNAAEQNYQASEILRANDLENVVLEAVRQFWQAYIAQENFREAVSARDRYKKLVETVRRKTSLGYSNPGDLPQAQAELETREQTVKLTSTDYLASVENLLTALALDPKSEVKFEMSAALPAMPSLPPKATEDLRAIRSQKLKVSAAEESLTASKSLSYPTLNVVGKAYTTGVGEKSEDSYSEVTGGSRPDYYIGLRFAYNFGSDIQNERIVYNKLNRDLEQTRLQRQMVEVVDANTQAERKAQAAYSIAQSAEKQKGFREKAVTELNRSYSQGRTDINNLIIALNNSFTAEIQYITAVGNYHIALNEWAAARDELIPDEQPSEDKK is encoded by the coding sequence ATGGTAAAAAAAATCATTCTTCTTCTTTGTGCAACTTCGACTGCTTGGGCGCAACAACCTGTTGCCGCGCCTAAAGTCATCACTCTGACACAGAAAAAAGTGGCAGAGTTGGCTTTACAGCAAGGCTACCGCACCAAAGAAGTAAACCTTCAGTATCAACAATTTAAGCTTCCCTATGCTGAAACTCTGGCTAGGTACGATTGGCTTCTTAATGCAGCCACTGGTTACGAGCAGGACAAGCAAGCGCAACTTTTAACATCACCTACGCTGGATCCACACAACAAGATCGAGCGCTATAACACGACGTTCTCGTTGCAAAAGCCTTTCACGACAGGAACATTGGCAACGCTTGAACTAAACCGCCTGTCCCTAAACGCAGACTATGATTCAGCAATCGCAACGCCTCCTCCGAGCAATCAAACTTTGGATCGCGCAGGGATCATCCTTGAGCAAGCGATCTTGGGTAACTTCTTCGGTGTGGCTGACCGTGGGACTGTGAATGCAGCAGAACAAAACTACCAAGCTTCCGAAATCCTTCGTGCGAATGATTTAGAAAACGTGGTGTTGGAAGCTGTTCGCCAATTCTGGCAGGCATATATCGCTCAGGAAAACTTCAGAGAGGCCGTCAGCGCTCGTGACCGCTATAAAAAACTTGTGGAGACAGTTCGCAGAAAAACTTCTTTGGGTTACTCCAACCCAGGAGACTTGCCGCAAGCTCAAGCCGAACTTGAAACTCGCGAACAAACTGTGAAGCTGACTTCGACAGATTACCTAGCTTCTGTTGAGAATCTTTTGACGGCACTAGCTCTAGATCCAAAATCTGAAGTGAAATTTGAAATGAGTGCCGCGCTTCCGGCTATGCCAAGCTTGCCTCCAAAAGCCACTGAAGATTTGCGTGCGATCCGTTCGCAAAAATTGAAAGTCTCTGCCGCAGAAGAAAGCTTAACCGCTTCCAAGTCTTTGTCTTACCCGACTTTGAATGTTGTGGGTAAAGCTTATACGACGGGCGTGGGTGAAAAATCGGAGGATTCTTACTCTGAAGTGACTGGCGGCTCTCGTCCTGATTACTACATCGGTTTGAGATTTGCTTACAACTTTGGATCAGACATCCAAAACGAACGTATCGTTTACAACAAATTGAATCGCGATCTGGAACAAACACGTTTGCAACGTCAAATGGTGGAAGTTGTGGACGCGAACACACAAGCTGAGCGTAAGGCTCAAGCGGCTTACTCGATTGCCCAAAGCGCCGAGAAGCAAAAAGGCTTCCGCGAGAAAGCAGTCACGGAATTGAACCGTTCCTACTCTCAAGGAAGAACTGATATTAATAATTTGATCATTGCTCTGAACAACTCATTTACAGCGGAGATTCAATACATCACTGCAGTAGGTAACTACCACATCGCTCTAAATGAGTGGGCAGCAGCAAGGGACGAACTTATTCCTGACGAACAGCCGTCAGAAGACAAGAAATAG
- a CDS encoding bifunctional 2-polyprenyl-6-hydroxyphenol methylase/3-demethylubiquinol 3-O-methyltransferase UbiG: MSNNRYYFDHETAYVQIRKNNHVGWQKKNLEDFRCTETEVMLNPVIAKYFPQTNAKTALDLGCGSGPTAHFFDELGFITSGIDIAPSAIELANEMSAKFNRNISFEVGDVVDLERQEKSYDLIYDSHCMHCIVLEEDRDRTFKAIAKCLKPGGIFMLDTMVHQKGSDFTGGLRYDNDYILWHKTTKGDLAGVTEFEGELWCPQRRIYPAEVILVELKNAGLIMKERFGPNDPYMLRAVCTAVE; the protein is encoded by the coding sequence ATGTCTAACAATCGCTACTACTTCGACCATGAAACCGCTTATGTGCAAATTCGAAAAAATAATCACGTGGGTTGGCAGAAAAAGAATTTGGAAGACTTCAGATGTACAGAGACTGAAGTAATGCTAAATCCTGTTATTGCGAAATATTTTCCACAGACAAACGCGAAAACGGCCCTGGATTTAGGATGTGGAAGTGGGCCCACGGCGCATTTTTTTGATGAGTTAGGTTTCATCACTTCGGGAATTGATATCGCGCCTTCTGCCATTGAACTTGCAAATGAAATGTCCGCAAAATTCAATCGCAATATATCATTCGAAGTAGGGGACGTCGTAGACCTTGAACGTCAAGAAAAGTCATACGATCTTATTTACGATAGCCACTGCATGCATTGTATCGTTTTAGAAGAAGATAGAGATCGCACGTTTAAGGCGATCGCAAAATGCTTAAAACCAGGTGGTATCTTCATGTTGGATACAATGGTTCACCAAAAAGGCTCCGATTTTACTGGGGGGCTTCGCTATGATAATGATTATATTCTTTGGCACAAGACCACAAAAGGTGATCTTGCAGGAGTAACGGAATTCGAGGGGGAGCTATGGTGTCCTCAACGACGTATCTATCCGGCAGAGGTTATCCTTGTAGAGCTAAAAAATGCAGGTCTTATAATGAAGGAGCGCTTTGGCCCTAATGATCCGTACATGTTGCGAGCTGTGTGCACGGCGGTTGAATAG
- the ygiD gene encoding 4,5-DOPA dioxygenase extradiol — translation MKRMPVIFAAHGSPMNALAKTPFTDALSALGESLPHPQAILVVSAHWETEGTKVLYNATPQTIHDFYGFPKALFDVQYPARGPLSLAQATQKLIPGSELSDKWGLDHGTWSVLVHMFPKADIPVFQLSLDVNAPPEKHIELGRHLRSLREQGVLIIGSGNIVHNLRTIQWRDPNAKYDWAVEFDAGIKKALDSRDEKTLAQYMEKFGSAAELSVPSPEHYWPLLYTFGASDEKDKISYPFEGFEMGSLSMRTVMWSA, via the coding sequence ATGAAACGCATGCCTGTGATTTTTGCTGCTCACGGTTCCCCAATGAATGCTTTGGCAAAGACTCCATTCACGGATGCTTTGTCAGCATTGGGTGAAAGTTTGCCGCACCCACAGGCCATCCTTGTGGTGTCGGCCCACTGGGAAACCGAAGGAACGAAAGTTCTTTACAATGCGACACCACAAACAATCCATGACTTTTATGGATTTCCGAAAGCCTTGTTCGATGTTCAGTACCCTGCCCGCGGTCCTTTAAGCTTGGCGCAAGCCACGCAAAAATTGATTCCGGGTTCAGAGCTGAGCGACAAATGGGGCCTTGATCACGGAACCTGGTCGGTGTTGGTACACATGTTTCCGAAAGCGGATATTCCTGTGTTTCAACTCAGCCTTGATGTGAATGCTCCTCCGGAAAAACACATTGAGCTTGGCCGTCACTTGCGTTCTTTGCGCGAGCAAGGTGTTCTGATCATTGGAAGTGGCAACATCGTTCACAACCTGCGCACCATTCAATGGCGCGATCCCAACGCAAAATACGATTGGGCGGTAGAGTTCGATGCCGGCATCAAAAAGGCTTTGGATTCACGTGACGAAAAAACCTTGGCTCAGTACATGGAAAAATTCGGATCCGCCGCGGAACTCTCCGTTCCCTCGCCCGAACATTACTGGCCGTTGCTTTACACTTTTGGAGCTTCGGATGAAAAGGATAAAATATCCTATCCGTTCGAGGGTTTTGAAATGGGATCACTTTCTATGCGCACTGTTATGTGGAGCGCATAA
- a CDS encoding LysR family transcriptional regulator gives MEQLDLNQIRTFVKLVQAGSFTKAAEVLHQPKSRVSRRLAALERDLGIQLVYRTTRQFQLTDAGRAYYERSRGLVEGLESLSAELSEEVADVSGWLRLTASDDLGVLLLPDILADFAKQHPRVRFEMLLSQAYVDLVKESIDVAVRIGILKDSNLRVKKVATLKSVMVASPGFLERYRQADDLENLSTLPFLSLNSQNKLELWRTADGKKMTVKVDPVFSANNPNMIVQMALQGRGIGMVPEFIVAEHIRSGRLIHMYRSLRGQEIPVSLVSPEQKEIPMKTKKFIDFAAKRLKEKFESF, from the coding sequence ATGGAACAATTAGATCTGAATCAAATCCGCACTTTCGTTAAACTTGTTCAAGCTGGAAGCTTTACCAAAGCGGCCGAGGTGCTGCATCAGCCCAAATCCCGAGTCAGTCGCAGATTAGCTGCCTTAGAAAGAGACCTGGGTATCCAGCTGGTCTATCGCACGACGAGACAATTTCAACTGACCGATGCGGGTCGAGCTTATTATGAGCGTTCTCGAGGTTTGGTAGAGGGTTTGGAAAGCTTGTCTGCAGAATTAAGTGAGGAAGTTGCAGATGTATCGGGCTGGCTTCGATTGACGGCGTCTGATGATCTGGGTGTGCTTTTGCTTCCAGATATCCTGGCAGACTTTGCAAAACAGCATCCTCGCGTTCGTTTTGAAATGCTTTTAAGCCAAGCCTATGTAGATCTGGTCAAAGAATCCATCGACGTCGCAGTTCGTATCGGTATTTTAAAAGACAGCAATCTGCGAGTTAAAAAAGTGGCGACTTTAAAAAGTGTCATGGTGGCAAGTCCCGGATTTTTAGAGCGCTATCGTCAAGCCGATGACTTGGAAAACCTAAGCACTCTGCCATTCCTGTCTTTAAATTCACAAAACAAACTGGAACTGTGGCGAACAGCTGACGGCAAGAAGATGACCGTGAAAGTGGATCCGGTATTTTCAGCCAACAATCCAAATATGATTGTGCAAATGGCCCTGCAGGGGCGAGGCATCGGCATGGTGCCGGAATTCATCGTGGCCGAGCATATTCGCTCGGGTCGATTGATTCACATGTATCGCAGTTTGCGTGGTCAGGAAATTCCGGTGAGTTTGGTTTCGCCTGAACAAAAAGAAATTCCGATGAAAACTAAAAAGTTCATCGATTTCGCGGCGAAAAGATTGAAAGAGAAGTTTGAAAGTTTCTAG
- a CDS encoding efflux RND transporter permease subunit has protein sequence MRISDISIKNPVFAWMLMFGLMIFGLISFSRMGLSQLPDVDFPTVSVSVTLDGAAPEVMETQVVDVIESALMGVEGVQSITSSSKTGSATITVEFSLDRNIDLALQDVQAKVSGAQRLLPDNVDAPTISKTNPDDQPILWLALTYDKGDLEFLMKYARDYLKDRFTTVDGVGDIFLGGYTDPVLRVFVNTKKLPGYNIAVNDVIDAIKSEHSEVPGGYIETKKSNFNVRTMGEAKTIEEFKNIVISRRAGSLIQDSTNMVKIGQVADVSMGLDNITRISRFNGEPALGLGIRKQRGTNAVAVAKAVKAKAEEIQSQLPEGMKIHVNFDSTQFIEKSVGELTHHLILAVVLTSLVCWAFLGSWSATFNVLLSIPTSLLGAFIGLYFLGYTLNTFTLLGLTLAIGIVVDDAIMVLENIFRYNEEGHGQIESAILGAREISFAAMAATAAVIAIFLPVAFMKGIIGKFLMQFGVTISIAVFLSLVESLTITPMRCAGFVHHGERTTKIGKAFEAFMDSLKVGYERWLRRTLQMRWKVIIGSLVFVALSFISVKFLVKEMSPAQDQSIFLARLILPVGSSLAYTDTQVKQAEEWLRARPEVKQVFASIGGFGGGISDANTAMMFITMKEFKERPKDPKTGKRMTQTDFMQVTREAFSKIPDVRPVLMDMSQRGFSSGRGYPIEFTVMGSDWEKLAGYSQKIMDEMTKTGLMVDVDSNYLLGMPEIQVKPDRVSAAQHGVSIAAVGTTVNALIGGVKAGEYPDGGHRYDIKVKLDNKEDAMVEIKKLLIGNNRANLVPISRVTTQETTKALQSISRMNRQRAITITANLKAGASQQAAMDKILEIGKKTLEPGYMIEQQGSSKTFKESIQSFFLAFILGIVIAYMILASQFNSFIDPATILLALPLSFSGAFFALLLTGQSLNMYSAIGFLLLMGIVKKNSILLVEFTNTVRDRGALNADNALLEACPIRLRPILMTSIATIAAAVPSAMATGAGSETMRPMALCLIGGVLVSTILTLFVVPAAYSISDRFRKRDKVREQTKQAFAAVGDAH, from the coding sequence ATGCGCATTTCGGATATATCCATTAAGAACCCAGTCTTCGCATGGATGTTAATGTTTGGATTGATGATTTTCGGTTTGATCTCGTTTTCAAGAATGGGTTTAAGCCAATTACCTGACGTGGATTTTCCCACAGTGTCGGTCAGCGTAACGTTGGATGGTGCGGCTCCAGAAGTAATGGAGACTCAGGTTGTTGACGTGATTGAAAGTGCTTTGATGGGTGTCGAAGGCGTCCAAAGTATCACTTCCAGCAGTAAAACTGGGTCTGCAACAATTACCGTAGAATTTAGTTTGGACCGCAATATCGATCTCGCTTTGCAAGATGTTCAGGCAAAAGTTTCAGGTGCGCAGCGATTACTTCCTGACAACGTCGATGCACCGACTATTTCAAAAACCAATCCCGATGACCAACCCATCTTGTGGTTGGCACTTACTTACGACAAGGGCGACCTTGAATTTTTAATGAAATACGCACGCGACTATTTGAAAGATCGTTTTACCACGGTGGATGGTGTGGGCGATATTTTCCTGGGTGGTTACACCGATCCAGTGCTTCGTGTATTCGTAAATACTAAAAAACTTCCTGGCTATAACATCGCAGTGAACGACGTGATCGATGCGATCAAGTCCGAGCACTCTGAAGTTCCCGGTGGTTACATTGAAACCAAGAAAAGCAATTTCAACGTGCGTACGATGGGTGAAGCAAAAACCATCGAAGAGTTTAAGAACATCGTGATCAGCCGTCGCGCAGGTTCTTTGATTCAAGATTCAACGAACATGGTGAAAATCGGCCAAGTGGCTGATGTCAGCATGGGTCTTGATAACATCACTCGTATTTCTCGCTTTAACGGCGAACCAGCATTGGGTTTGGGTATTCGTAAACAGCGTGGCACGAATGCGGTGGCCGTGGCCAAAGCGGTGAAGGCTAAGGCAGAAGAAATTCAGTCGCAATTGCCTGAAGGTATGAAAATTCATGTGAACTTTGACAGCACTCAGTTCATCGAAAAATCCGTGGGCGAGTTGACGCATCACTTGATCTTGGCCGTTGTTTTGACGTCTTTGGTTTGTTGGGCCTTCTTGGGTTCTTGGTCTGCTACGTTCAACGTTTTACTTTCTATTCCAACGTCCTTGTTGGGGGCCTTTATCGGTTTGTATTTCTTGGGTTACACTTTGAATACTTTCACGTTGCTAGGTTTGACTCTCGCGATCGGTATTGTCGTCGATGATGCCATCATGGTTCTTGAAAATATCTTTAGGTATAACGAAGAAGGGCACGGACAAATTGAATCCGCGATCCTGGGGGCTCGTGAGATCTCATTTGCCGCTATGGCAGCAACAGCAGCCGTCATCGCGATCTTCCTTCCGGTGGCCTTTATGAAGGGGATCATCGGTAAGTTCTTGATGCAATTCGGGGTGACGATTTCGATTGCCGTCTTCTTGTCCCTGGTTGAGTCTTTGACGATCACACCAATGCGTTGTGCTGGTTTTGTTCACCACGGCGAGCGTACAACTAAAATCGGTAAAGCGTTTGAAGCTTTCATGGATTCTTTGAAAGTGGGCTACGAAAGATGGTTGCGCAGAACCTTGCAAATGCGCTGGAAAGTCATCATTGGTTCATTAGTGTTCGTGGCCTTGTCGTTCATCTCGGTTAAATTCCTGGTGAAAGAAATGTCACCAGCGCAAGATCAAAGCATTTTCCTAGCGCGATTGATTTTACCGGTGGGAAGTTCTTTGGCTTACACGGATACACAAGTAAAACAAGCAGAGGAATGGTTGCGTGCTCGCCCTGAAGTAAAGCAAGTTTTTGCCAGTATCGGTGGTTTCGGTGGTGGTATTTCTGATGCCAACACCGCGATGATGTTTATCACGATGAAAGAATTCAAAGAGCGTCCGAAAGATCCAAAAACGGGTAAGCGCATGACCCAAACGGATTTCATGCAGGTGACTCGTGAAGCCTTTTCGAAAATCCCAGATGTGCGCCCGGTATTGATGGATATGTCACAACGTGGTTTCTCAAGCGGTCGTGGTTATCCGATTGAATTTACTGTCATGGGTTCTGACTGGGAAAAACTTGCGGGTTACTCGCAAAAAATCATGGATGAAATGACTAAGACTGGTTTAATGGTCGACGTCGATTCCAACTACCTTTTGGGTATGCCAGAAATCCAAGTGAAACCAGATCGCGTTTCAGCTGCTCAGCACGGTGTCAGTATTGCGGCTGTTGGTACAACAGTGAATGCTTTGATCGGGGGAGTGAAAGCCGGGGAGTATCCTGACGGTGGTCACCGCTACGACATCAAAGTAAAGTTGGATAACAAAGAAGACGCGATGGTCGAGATCAAAAAGTTGTTGATTGGAAACAACCGCGCGAACTTGGTTCCCATTTCTCGCGTGACAACGCAAGAGACGACCAAGGCATTGCAAAGTATCTCGCGTATGAATCGTCAACGTGCGATTACGATCACCGCAAACTTAAAAGCCGGAGCTTCTCAGCAAGCAGCGATGGACAAGATTTTAGAAATCGGTAAAAAGACTTTGGAGCCGGGTTACATGATCGAGCAACAAGGTTCTTCGAAAACGTTCAAAGAATCCATCCAAAGTTTCTTCTTGGCGTTCATCTTGGGTATCGTGATTGCCTACATGATCTTGGCTTCTCAGTTTAACTCGTTCATCGATCCCGCGACGATCTTGTTGGCGTTGCCACTGAGCTTCTCGGGTGCATTCTTTGCCCTGTTGTTAACAGGTCAGTCTTTGAACATGTACTCAGCGATCGGATTCTTGCTTTTGATGGGTATCGTGAAAAAGAACTCGATCTTGTTGGTTGAGTTCACGAACACGGTTCGTGATCGCGGTGCACTGAATGCCGACAACGCCTTATTGGAAGCATGTCCAATTCGTCTTCGTCCGATCCTGATGACATCGATCGCAACGATCGCCGCAGCCGTTCCTTCTGCGATGGCAACGGGTGCTGGTTCGGAAACAATGCGCCCGATGGCGTTGTGCTTGATCGGTGGGGTTTTGGTTTCCACGATTCTAACTTTATTCGTAGTACCAGCCGCGTATTCGATCTCTGATAGATTCAGAAAACGTGACAAAGTCCGAGAGCAAACAAAGCAAGCCTTCGCCGCCGTCGGCGACGCACACTAA
- a CDS encoding YceI family protein, protein MKLMTAAFITLLSSAAFAKTIPAGTYTIDPAHSKVGFEVPHLVIATVEGRFTKFDGSITIDPKLEKSKANLNVDVSSVDTDNADRDGHLKSPDFFDVAKNPKMSFVVKKVVGTADDLKLIGDLTLKGKTKEVTLAVKYLGDVNDPFGNHKIAFTATGKINRQDYGLSWSKAVEAGPVVGDEITLTIRVEANKPVEKKG, encoded by the coding sequence ATGAAATTAATGACCGCTGCCTTTATTACGTTACTTAGTTCCGCTGCTTTTGCCAAAACCATCCCAGCTGGAACTTACACAATTGACCCTGCCCATTCAAAAGTTGGCTTTGAAGTTCCCCACTTGGTGATCGCTACTGTTGAAGGTCGTTTTACAAAATTTGACGGCTCTATCACAATCGACCCGAAATTGGAGAAGTCCAAAGCGAATTTGAATGTCGACGTAAGCAGTGTGGATACTGACAATGCTGACCGTGACGGTCACTTGAAGAGTCCTGACTTTTTCGACGTCGCGAAAAATCCTAAAATGTCTTTCGTCGTTAAAAAAGTTGTCGGAACGGCTGATGACTTGAAACTGATTGGTGATTTGACTTTGAAAGGTAAAACTAAAGAAGTGACTTTGGCTGTGAAATACCTGGGTGACGTAAACGATCCATTCGGTAATCACAAAATCGCATTCACGGCGACGGGTAAAATCAATCGCCAAGATTACGGTCTAAGCTGGAGTAAAGCGGTTGAAGCCGGCCCGGTTGTAGGTGACGAAATCACTCTTACAATCCGTGTTGAGGCGAACAAACCGGTTGAAAAGAAAGGTTAA